The window CAACGCTGACGCGCAGGAGACGACGTCGAACGAGTACGTCGGTGGTGGTCCGGGCGGCTGGCCCGGCGGCGGGGAACTCGGCAACGACGAGTTCGACTGGAACTGGGGCGTGGCGGGCACGTTCGGCGCGCTTGGTTTGAAGGGCCTTACGACGTACCTGGCGGCATCCAAGGCCTGGAAGACAGGCACTGCGCTGGCCTCGTACCTCCAGGCCACTCGCCTTGGAGACGCGGCGAAGATCGCCGACGCAACGGTGGAGGTCTACCGCGGCGCGGGTGGTCTCGTGGGCCGGACCGCGGCCAGCCTCGGTGTCGCCGAAGACTTCGGGCTCATCGGCAAGATGAGCACCGCCGTCGGCCTCGCCAGCTCCGCCGGCAACATCGCGCGTTTCGCGGGCACCGCCGGTGGCATATTCGGCGTCGTCGGCGGCCTCAACCAGATGTTCAACACCCAGTACGACGGTGCTCGTGGGTGGGTCGACCGGGGAATGGGAGTCGCGTCGGTCATCGGCGGCGGTGGCGGTATCGCGATCGCCCTCGGCGCGGCGGCATTTCTCGGACCCGTTGGCGTCGGGGTCGTGGTCGGCGCTGGCCTGGTCGCTGGCGCATGGGCGCTGGGCAACATGGTGTACGACAACTGGGACACGATCTCGGGTGCCGTGGGCGACGCTGCGGGCGCTGTGGCTGGCGCCGCGGGTGCGGCCTGGGACTGGGCCGGCGACACGGCCGGTGACGTCGTGGACGGGATCGGTAACATGGCGGACGCGGCGGGAGACGCCGTATCCGACGTCGGTGACGCGGTCGGAGACGGCCTCGAAGCTGCCGGTGACTTCGTAGGAGGGCTGTTCAGTTGAGCGAGCAGACGTTGAACTTCACCAAGGCCGACTACGAGGCGGCGATCGCTGTGCTCGCCCGTGGCGAAGCCGGCAAGGCGACGCGGATCGTGAACCTGACCGACGAACAGGTCATGGTGCTCGACGGCGTCCAGACGAGCCAGCCCACGCCGATGCCCTGGCTCGAGACACAGGGCGACATCGACAAGGAGCTCGTGGGCAAGGTTGCGCTGCGGGCGCTCCTCGGCCAGGGCCTTGTGGTGCCCGCCGACCGGGGCGAGGGCAAGCCGGTCGGGATCGACGCGATCCCTGACCTCACCGGCACCCTCGTGCTGCGGCGGACCGCGCAGGCGATCCTCACTGTGGAGCGGGTGACCACCCTGGGCCGGCACTGGGTGTACTGCTACGTGCACGAGGGTTACGGGATCCTGGAGGAGGAGGTCGCGACGAGCGGCCACCACACCTACTCGGTGTACCCCGAGGCGTTCCTCGGTGAACGCCTGGAGACATTCCTCGATCCGACGTCCGCCGCAGTCATGGCGGGCAAGTCGCGCACGTTCACGGTTCGGGAGTTCGAGACCGTCGGACCGACGTTGCCCGAGCTGACGGAGTCCCTCACGGTCTGCGTGCTGTCCGTCGTCAAGGTCGGAGCGGACACGGTGCGCAACGCCACTGTGTACTCGGGGCCGCGTGGCGTGTTCACCCTGCAGGGTGACGAACGGGACGGCGTGGACGACCACCTGGTGCTGGCCGAGGTGGGCGCCGCAGTGGTCCGTGCGCTCCCCGGAAAGCTCCTCGCGGCATGAGCGGGGCGGGCACCTCTTCCGTCACCGGTGACCGGGTGACTCGCAAGGTCCGCGGGATAGCCGCGGAGTTCCCTGAGCTCGGCAGGATCCGGCACGTCGAGGCCAACCCGCCGTCGCCGACGGCGTGGTGGGTCGCGATCGGGTTCAGCATCTTCGTCGTCGTGGGCATCGTGCTCGGAAACGGCGAGGTCGTCGATGCGCTCCTTCAGATCCCCTGGTTGGTCCTGTTCGGCTGGATCGTCCTCGGATACATGGGTGCGGAAAAGGTGGTTGTGCTGGACCGGGGCCTCCTCATCGGCTCCTTCGCCTTGTTCCTGCGTCCTCGAGTGGTGCTGTTCGACCGATTCGAGGTCGACTCGATCACGGCCGCGCGTCCGGGGGGGAAACTCGGCCGAATGGTCCCCGGGCGCAGCCTCCTCATCACTGGGCGCACCGCGGTCTGGGCCTGGAACGCTGTGGCATTCGCAGCAGACCTGGGACCGGTCGCCCGCCGGAAGTATGTCGAGATGGCCGGGACGTTCAGGCCGGAGGATCCGGCGCGACGACAGCGGGTCCTCTGGTGGTTCGGCACCTGGCGGCAGCCCGACCGGCTGGTCGGCGCGCTGGAGTCCGCCCTGGTGGACCTGGGGCACCCGGTCGCCGGGCTCTCCCAGCAGGTGCTCCCGATGGTCCGGGTCAGCGGCAACCCGGCCGACGCCGCCAGCCAGATCCCCCGGTTGGTGGCCGCGCTGAATCGGTCTGGCTGACCGACCCGCTGGTAGCCGCACGAGCGGGTCACGGAGAGCCGAGTCTCCGGACCGGCCTGCGGATCCTCGCCGTGCGCACCTGGGATCTGAAATTTGGAGTGGGGTCCTATCCCCAGATGAGTTCGACGCCGTCAACGGCAGACTTGAGGAGTAGACATGAGCGGCGAAATGTACGGCGCCGATATCGAGGCCCTGCGCCTCCTCGCCGACCGGTTCGACGAGGGCAGCGGGACTCTCGACACGGTCGTCGCGGCCGTCGAGGCAGCGCTTCCGCAGGAGGACGGCTGGAGCGGGCCGGACGCCGATGGCTTCCGGCAGGAGTGGACGGGCAGCCATCTGCTGCGGCTCAAGGACACGGCAGCCGCGCTGAACGACATCGCCAGCACGGTGCGCGCCAACGCCGACGCGCAGGAGACGACGTCGAACGAGTACGTCGGTGCTGGTCCGGGCGGCGTGGTCCCGGGGTCTTCTGACCGGCCGGGAAGCATCTTCGACGTGATCGAGACCGGGATCGGCGCGATCGGCCTCGGTGCGGCCGGGTGGGCAAGTTTCAAGTACGGCCGCAACCTGCTCAACCTCGGGCGCGCCCTGGACACGGCGGGTGACGCGGCGGCGTCCGCGACGGCCTTCATCCGGCAGGGGATGCTCGTCGACGGGATGGGCATAGTCGGCAGGCTCGGCACCTTCGGCAAGTACGCCGGTGTCGCGGGCGGTGCCTTCGGCATCATCGGCGGGATCGACCAGATGTTCAACACCCAGTACGACGGCTGGCGCGGTGGCGTCGACCGGGTGATGGGTGGAGTCGGTGTCGCCGGCGGGGTAGCGACGATCGGCATGTTCCTGGGTGTCGCGGCGTTCGCCAACCCGGTCGGCATCGGTATCGCTGTCGGAGCCGGCCTGGTCACCGGTGCCTGGGCACTGGGCAACCTGGTGTACGACAACTGGGACACGATCTCCGCGTTCGCCTCCGACCCGATGCCGTACCTCGCGGACGGCGTCAAGGAGGTCGGCGAGTTCGTGGGTGACGTGGCGAGCGACGTCGGCGACGCGGTCGGCGACGCTGCCGGTGCCGTCGGTGACTTTGTGGGAGGCTTGTTCTGATGAGCGAGCAGAAGACTATGCAGTTTGGTCCGGACGACGTCGAGGCCGCGCG is drawn from Promicromonospora sp. Populi and contains these coding sequences:
- a CDS encoding WXG100 family type VII secretion target → MSGEMYGADIEALRLLADRFDEGSGTLDTVVAAVEAALPQEDGWSGPDADGFRQEWTGSHLVRLKDTAAALSDIALTVRANADAQETTSNEYVGGGPGGWPGGGELGNDEFDWNWGVAGTFGALGLKGLTTYLAASKAWKTGTALASYLQATRLGDAAKIADATVEVYRGAGGLVGRTAASLGVAEDFGLIGKMSTAVGLASSAGNIARFAGTAGGIFGVVGGLNQMFNTQYDGARGWVDRGMGVASVIGGGGGIAIALGAAAFLGPVGVGVVVGAGLVAGAWALGNMVYDNWDTISGAVGDAAGAVAGAAGAAWDWAGDTAGDVVDGIGNMADAAGDAVSDVGDAVGDGLEAAGDFVGGLFS